In Solanum pennellii chromosome 7, SPENNV200, the following are encoded in one genomic region:
- the LOC107024649 gene encoding formin-like protein 5, whose protein sequence is MLIQGQMGVRGVVVHFFVFFFMLLVAVLGSKKDSDLINSPQINRDMAELLWLNCRIELTRANKAVEDLEYYVAEEVLSVRDKVLLKSSSEKHKHIGDLHPLVKQALLGCLREKNLLFLISGEEKGSPNWYARCVEFLSSLHGAPKRRILKAAPNPPPASPKSKPAKSQDSKKKSSAKDSKKANTVGVPIIAAAAAISLLIALLCICCCCKCCRRSKKGLNDERPLLSLSSSDYSSHKSSALGSSFNNAGNHSFTNAGNHSFNNNPNDDSKIEIRRTGPAGMPPLKPPPGRAVHSEAPSPPAPPPPAKPTTPAPAAPPPPPGKPSSVGPSPPKAGPPPPPPMKPGPRAPPRPPSMGLKPPRTSPLGPNASTSASAEGEDTDPKTKLKPFFWDKVQANTDQSMVWHQVKAGSFQFDEEQIETLFGFASAEKKKNGSKKDSSQDPSNLYIQIIDQKKAQNLSILLKALNVTTEEVCDALKEGNELPAELIQTLIKMAPTAEEELKLRVYNGELSRLGQAERFLKSLVEVPFAFKRLETLLFMCTLQDEASLIKESFATLEAASIELRNSRLFLKLLEAVLKTGNRMNDGTFRGGAQAFKLDTLLKLSDVKGIDGKTTLLHFVVQEIIRSEGIRAARAARDQRSLSSIKSDDLLEDLPQDQEDQYRNTGLQVVSGLSSDLGNVKKAAILDADNLTGIVSKLGHALIKAREFLNSEMKNVDEEEGFHQTMKNFVQNAEGDIMSLLEEEKRIMALVKSTGDYFHGNAKRDEGLRLFVIVRDFLVILDKVCREVKNAPRKINSTPRRENVTLTTSESTLSQRPDQSVPSPRPDQSVPSQRPDQSVPSPRPDQSVPSALPHQAIPSARPDQRQKLFPAIADRRIDDFSSDDDSP, encoded by the exons ATGCTGATTCAAGGGCAAATGGGTGTGAGAGGAGTAGTAGTTCATTTCTTTGTGTTCTTCTTTATGCTTTTGGTAGCAGTACTTGGAAGCAAGAAGGACTCAGATCTCATCAACTCTCCTCAGATTAATAGGGACATG GCTGAGCTATTGTGGTTGAACTGTAGGATAGAGTTAACACGAGCTAATAAAGCTGTTGAAGATCTCGAGTATTATGTCGCGGAGGAAGTTTTAAGTGTGAGAGACAAAGTCCTCCTAAAAAGTAGCTCAGAAAAACATAAGCATATCGGTGACTTGCATCCGCTGGTTAAGCAAGCTCTTCTAGGTTGTTTGAGGGAAAAAAATCTCTTGTTTCTTATATCCGGAGAGGAGAAGGGCTCGCCAAATTGGTATGCCAGGTGTGTAGAGTTTCTCTCCTCCTTGCACGGAGCTCCTAAACGACGCATATTGAAAGCAGCACCTAATCCTCCTCCTGCCTCTCCTAAGTCAAAGCCAGCTAAATCACAAGACTCAAAAAAGAAATCCTCAGCTAAAGACAGTAAGAAAGCAAACACGGTTGGAGTTCCAATTATAGCCGCTGCTGCCGCAATATCCCTTCTCATAGCACTTCTATGCATATGCTGTTGTTGTAAGTGCTGTAGGAGATCCAAAAAGGGTTTGAATGATGAGAGACCTCTTCTTAGCTTAAGCTCGAGTGACTATTCATCACATAAGTCATCTGCTTTAGGATCTTCATTCAATAATGCCGGAAATCATTCATTCACTAATGCTGGAAATCATTCATTCAATAACAATCCCAATGATGATTCTAAAATTGAGATTCGAAGGACGGGACCAGCTGGAATGCCTCCACTGAAACCTCCCCCTGGTAGGGCGGTTCATTCTGAAGCCCCTTCCCCACCTGCACCTCCGCCTCCTGCAAAGCCAACAACTCCTGCACCTGCTGCACCACCTCCACCACCAGGAAAGCCTTCATCTGTTGGCCCAAGTCCTCCTAAAGCTGGCCCTCCTCCACCACCACCTATGAAGCCTGGCCCTCGAGCACCACCTCGGCCACCTTCCATGGGCTTGAAGCCACCTCGAACATCACCTCTTGGACCAAATGCATCCACAAGTGCTTCAGCTGAGGGAGAAGATACCGATCCCAAAACTAAGCTTAAGCCTTTCTTCTGGGATAAGGTTCAAGCCAACACTGACCAATCAATGGTTTGGCATCAGGTCAAGGCAGGATCTTTCCA GTTCGATGAAGAGCAGATAGAGACTCTATTTGGATTTGCCTCTgctgaaaaaaagaagaatgggTCAAAGAAAGACTCCTCCCAAGATCCTTCCAATCTATATATTCAAATCATTGACCAGAAGAAGGCTCAAAATTTGTCTATTCTTCTTAAAGCGTTGAACGTTACAACTGAAGAAGTTTGTGATGCACTGAAAGAAG GAAATGAGCTTCCTGCTGAACTCATTCAAACTTTGATAAAGATGGCACCAACTGCTGAGGAAGAACTGAAGCTGAGGGTCTACAATGGGGAACTTTCTCGGCTTGGGCAGGCAGAGAGGTTCCTGAAATCTTTGGTTGAGGTTCCATTTGCATTCAAAAGGCTAGAGACATTGCTTTTCATGTGCACTCTTCAGGATGAGGCGTCACTGATCAAAGAATCATTTGCCACCTTGGAG GCTGCTAGCATAGAACTACGGAATAGCAGGCTGTTTCTCAAGCTCCTTGAGGCTGTTTTAAAAACTGGCAATCGGATGAACGATGGAACGTTTCGTGGTGGTGCACAAGCATTTAAGCTTGACACGCTTCTGAAATTATCAGATGTAAAAGGAATAGACGGGAAAACTACATTGTTACATTTTGTTGTTCAGGAGATAATCCGCTCAGAAGGTATACGAGCTGCTCGTGCTGCTAGGGATCAACGGAGCTTGTCTAGCATCAAGTCTGATGATCTACTCGAGGATTTGCCTCAAGATCAAGAAGATCAGTATCGAAATACCGGTTTACAAGTTGTCTCCGGTTTGAGTAGTGATCTTGGAAATGTGAAGAAAGCTGCAATTCTGGACGCAGATAACTTAACAGGCATAGTGTCCAAACTTGGCCATGCACTTATAAAAGCACGTGAGTTCCTGAATTcagaaatgaaaaatgtagaTGAGGAAGAGGGGTTTCACCAGACCATGAAGAACTTTGTGCAGAATGCTGAGGGTGATATCATGTCATTACTTGAGGAAGAAAAGCGAATAATGGCTCTGGTTAAGAGCACAGGTGATTATTTCCATGGAAATGCTAAGAGGGATGAAGGTTTGCGATTATTTGTGATCGTTAGAGATTTTCTAGTTATTTTGGATAAGGTATGCAGAGAGGTAAAAAATGCTCCAAGAAAGATAAATAGCACACCAAGGAGAGAAAATGTAACTCTTACAACTTCAGAATCCACCCTTTCACAGCGACCTGATCAATCCGTCCCTTCACCACGACCTGATCAATCCGTCCCTTCACAGCGACCTGATCAATCCGTCCCTTCACCGCGACCTGATCAATCCGTCCCTTCAGCACTACCCCATCAAGCCATCCCTTCAGCACGACCTGATCAGCGTCAGAAGCTTTTCCCGGCTATTGCAGACCggcgaattgatgattttagttCAGACGATGACAGTCCTTAA
- the LOC107026423 gene encoding kinesin-like protein KIN-14N, with amino-acid sequence MAPPRNQNRAPLPSSPSNSKYATDDITVEKKRKIANPRMPTAATGGRPIRQAFAVVNAAPDLAPASGPPSTAGSDGPVFEFTKEDVEALLGEKLKTKNKFNTKEKCDLMSEYIRRLKLCIKWFQQLEENNVTQQASLKNLLESAEKKCNEMEVLMKAKEEELNSIIMELRKTIEALQEKCAKEESAKLEAMDSFSREKEARDAAEKLQASVSEELKRSQQDNSSANQKIQSLNEMYKRLQEYNTSLQQYNSKLQSELASTNETLKRVEKEKAAVFENLSTLRGHYTSLQEQLSSSRAVQDEAVKQKETLASEVGCLRGDLQKMRDDRDQQLCQVQVLSAELLKYKECNGKSVAELENMTVRANELEASCLSQSEQINRLQEKLTCAEKRLEMSDMSALETRSEYEEQKKVIFDLRQRLVDAETKVVEGEKLRKKLHNTILELKGNIRVFCRVRPLLSEDGVGAEANVVSFPSSMEAQGRGIDLAQNGQKHSFTFDKVFTPEASQEDVFVEISQLVQSALDGYKVCIFAYGQTGSGKTHTMMGNPESAENKGLIPRTLEQVFETRQSLQAQGWKYEMQVSMLEIYNETIRDLLSGFDASRPENGGKQYTIKHDANGHTHVSDLTVVDVQSSSKVSSLLRRAAQSRSVGKTQMNENSSRSHFVFTLRISGVNESTEQQVQGVLNLIDLAGSERLSKSGSTGDRLKETQAINKSLSSLSDVIFALAKKEEHVPFRNSKLTYLLQPCLGGDSKTLMFVNVAPDPSSTGESLCSLRFAARVNACEIGIPRRQTSMRSSDSRLSIG; translated from the exons ATGGCTCCTCCCAGGAACCAGAACAGAGCGCCTCTTCCTTCTAGTCCTTCCAAT AGTAAGTATGCGACAGATGACATAACAGTagagaagaagaggaaaatTGCGAATCCGAGAATGCCGACTGCAGCTACTGGTGGTAGACCAATTAGGCAAGCATTTGCAGTGGTGAATGCGGCTCCAGATCTGGCTCCAGCCAGTGGACCACCGAGTACTGCTGGTTCAGATGGCCCTGTCTTTGAGTTTACAAAAGAGGATGTTGAAGCTTTACTCGGGGAGAAATTGAAAACTAAGAACAAGTTTAACACTAAG GAAAAGTGTGATCTCATGTCAGAATACATAAGAAGACTTAAGCTTTGCATTAAGTGGTTCCAGCAGCTTGAAGAAAACAATGTCACACAACAGGCATCACTTAAAAACTTGTTAGAGTCAGCAGAAAAGAAGTGCAACGAAATGG aGGTGCTAATGAAAGCCAAAGAGGAAGAGTTGAACTCAATCATAATGGAGTTAAGGAAAACTATTGAAGCTCTGCAAGAAAAGTGTGCAAAAGAGGAGTCAGCCAAATTG GAAGCGATGGATTCTTTTAGTAGAGAGAAAGAAGCTAGAGATGCAGCAGAGAAACTGCAAGCTTCAGTTTCTGAAGAGCTCAAGAGATCTCAACAGGACAATTCAAGTGCAAATCAGAAG ATTCAATCACTAAATGAAATGTACAAGCGGTTACAGGAGTACAATACAAGTTTACAGCAGTACAACAGTAAGCTCCAGTCCGAACTTGCTTCAACAAATGAAACATTAAAGCGAGTGGAGAAGGAGAAAGCTGCTGTTTTTGAAAATCTCAGCACTCTCAGAGGTCACTATACTTCTTTGCAGGAACagctctcttcctctaga GCTGTTCAAGATGAGGCTGTCAAACAAAAAGAAACTTTAGCAAGTGAAGTTGGATGTTTGCGGGGAGATTTACAAAAGATGAGAGATGATCGTGATCAACAGTTGTGTCAAGTCCAGGTTCTAAGTGCTGAATTACTAAAATATAAGGAATGTAATGGGAAATCTGTTGCTGAGTTAGAGAACATGACAGTAAGGGCAAACGAGCTGGAG GCAAGTTGTCTGTCTCAATCTGAACAAATTAACAGATTGCAAGAAAAACTTACTTGTGCGGAGAAGAGATTAGAG ATGTCCGACATGTCAGCACTCGAAACCAGATCAGAATATGAGGAGCAAAAGAAAGTAATTTTTGATTTGCGTCAGCGTCTTGTTGATGCAGAAACAAAAGTTGTGGAAGGAGAGAAACTTCGGAAAAAATTGCACAATACTATACTG GAATTGAAAGGCAACATACGGGTTTTCTGTAGAGTGAGACCTTTATTATCTGAAGATGGTGTTGGTGCAGAAGCAAATGTCGTCTCTTTTCCATCTTCAATGGAAGCACAAGGGAGAGGCATTGACTTGGCACAAAATG GACAAAAGCATTCCTTCACATTTGACAAAGTTTTCACGCCCGAGGCTTCACAAGAAGATGTTTTTGTTGAGATATCCCAGCTTGTACAGAGTGCTCTTGATGGTTATAAG GTTTGCATATTTGCTTATGGACAAACTGGTTCTGGCAAGACGCATACAATGATGGGCAACCCAGAAAGTGCAGAGAATAAAGGACTAATACCCCGCACTTTAGAACAGGTATTTGAGACCCGGCAGTCTCTTCAAGCACAAGGGTGGAAATATGAAATGCAG GTCTCAATGCTTGAAATATACAACGAGACTATTCGGGACCTTTTGTCAGGTTTCGATGCTTCAAGACCTGAAAATGGCGGAAAGCAATATACAATCAAACATGATGCAAATGGTCACACCCATGTCTCAGATCTGACAGTTGTAGATGTTCAAAGTAGTAGCAAGGTCTCTTCTCTTCTAAGGCGTGCTGCACAAAGCAG GTCTGTCGGCAAGACTCAGATGAATGAAAATTCTTCAAGAAGTCATTTTGTTTTCACTTTAAGAATTTCGGGTGTTAATGAG AGCACAGAACAACAAGTACAAGGCGTACTCAATTTGATTGATCTTGCTGGCAGTGAGCGCCTATCTAAGAGTGGGTCTACTGGAGATCGGTTGAAAGAAACTCAG GCTATCAACAAGagtttatcatctttaagtGATGTTATATTTGCACTTGCAAAGAAAGAGGAGCATGTACCATTTAGAAACTCAAAGCTTACATACCTTCTCCAG CCTTGTCTAGGTGGTGACTCGAAGACGTTGATGTTTGTCAATGTAGCTCCAGATCCTTCTTCTACTGGTGAGTCCCTATGTTCACTCCGATTTGCAGCAAGGGTTAATGCGTGTGAGATAGGTATTCCAAGACGTCAAACAAGCATGCGTTCATCAGATTCTCGCTTGAGCATTGgctaa
- the LOC107024530 gene encoding 21.7 kDa class VI heat shock protein translates to MTSYKQLEVQFEESNPKKWCVPLKEDVFVKFMNKGNFITHKALCEGSFFSPLLFGKFFDPSDAFPLWEFDSDVLLSNAKSSNNNHYKVDWIQTETDYVLKTEIPGVGKGIICVSVEDGKVLEVSGQFRLKVETGTKDWRVGNWWEHGCVRRIELPENADWKKTEALMSNGDHKFLEVKIPKIPPNICDVP, encoded by the exons ATGACTAGTTACAAACAACTTGAAGTTCAATTTGAAGAATCAAatccaaaaaaatggtgtgttcCATTAAAAGAAGATGTTTTTGTGAAATTCATGAACAAAGGAAATTTTATAACACATAAAGCTTTGTGTGAAGGTTCATTTTTTAGTCCACTTTTGTTTGGCAAATTTTTTGATCCTTCTGATGCATTTCCACTATGGGAATTTGATTCAGATGTGTTATTATCCAATGCAAAAAGTTCCAATAATAATCATTACAAAGTTGATTGGATTCAAACTGAGACAGATTATGTGTTGAAAACAGAAATTCCAG GTGTTGGTAAAGGTATCATTTGTGTCTCCGTTGAGGATGGAAAAGTTTTAGAGGTAAGTGGCCAATTTAGGCTGAAAGTAGAGACGGGGACGAAGGACTGGAGAGTGGGGAACTGGTGGGAACACGGCTGTGTTCGGAGGATCGAGCTGCCTGAAAATGCAGACTGGAAGAAAACAGAGGCACTAATGAGCAATGGTGATCACAAATTCTTAGAAGTTAAAATTCCAAAGATACCACCAAATATTTGTGATGTACCTTGA